The Entelurus aequoreus isolate RoL-2023_Sb linkage group LG04, RoL_Eaeq_v1.1, whole genome shotgun sequence nucleotide sequence CATCACCCAGGGGCCGACATACCCTGAGGGCAAACATCCACATGGCGACGCTGAGGGCAACGAGAGAAGAGAAACACACCAGGTGCGCGCTGCAGATGGGACAATGAAAAGAATGCTTGCATGGTGGGAGGTGTTTGCTTgtaagttgtaaaagtgttgcTTTCTTTATAGGGCTCCAAAGCGAAGCACGATGGAGGCACTGAGTGTTGCCTGAGCCTCTGCCAGGCTGTTTCCTTCCTCCCTGCCACTGAAGAAGACGAGGAGATGATGACGAGGAAGGAAGATGTCAATAGAAGAGGtaacatattttccagactatggagcgcaccggtatattagGCGCATACACAAAATttgggggtaaaaatattttccatatattagccgcaccagactataagctgcagatatgtaCGTTGCAAAAAGGAGTTATTTACACCaaaaaattctgtaaatgtttatttaagtagcttaattgtttcctaacagtggctgtaacacggcagtaagacGTCTGATCAAACtacacagaagtcatcgtcatgaacccactagctggGGAAGCTAGTtgttcaatcagctaaacagactcaataactccacggtgacgtcttggtgaatttactgagggatttcttaaactgaaacaatacaaaaagaatgacgatgtaagttaataatactcacACAGACGCTCGCAAACGTGTTAGCATTTTTATtgttaatgacgctagcgtcattacattacgaaagcacgtacaaatatgcatgaaaacactccttcagacatcacacacgggacggtttagtaagtgtaaacagttttagttacactgtgaaatattttttttaaaaagccaccACCGATAAATGTAAGGACAATGCAGCACCTGcattgagcgaactcgtccaaaagatggtgccatagcacaaacaataaaacaccttttcattctttttgcttgtttttttgggaaaactttttattattgccgtcagcaaagaaaaatccataaattagccgcaccgtcctgtaagccgcagggttcaaagtgtaggaaccAAAGTAGCGGCTTAAAGTCCGTAATTTACAGTATGACCATCGTCATATTAAACGCAACACAATTGCATACAACTCATAACATGAACACATCTAAGTACCTCAATActtaaacttgtttttttttttcagatgcaGGTTTCCACCGCAGAGATAAAACTCTCAGTGTACTCACTGTGTCCGACTTTGAGTGCCCGCTCTGTATCAGGTGAGTATCCTGCAGTGGAACCATTCTGTGATATAAGTATTATCTGAAAATCTCCACAGAcagcatgtttttatttattttgcatgtTTATGCTTTGAAGGTTGTTTTATGAACCAGTCACCACTCCCTGCGGTCACACATTCTGTAAAAACTGCATAGAGAGAAGTCTGGACCACAACCTGCGCTGTCCACTCTGCAAACAGCCACTACAAGAGGTAACAATGGCTAATCTTACACACAACATTAGGTCCACCTGCAAAATCTAATGATATTCGATACATGAATTGTATGGAAAATTCTACCTTTACAAAGACAATAATGCTCATTAAGAAAGGCATAAGAAATGCAGTCGATTTTGCTCCAATTGAGATTCAAACCCAGTTTTCCTGATTGTGAGGCATGCATACTAACCACTATATCACTGTACTGGCCATCCTGGACAGTGTAAATAACCACAACAACTCATAATAATTCAAAATGTATGAAGTGATGGTCGTGAATGTTCTTGTTTTGGACTGTTATGTAATGACACATGTAAACATGCTGAGTCATGAAGAAGTGGCAAGCAGTGTGGCTGCGGTGCATTTTTCAGTAATGAGTTGACTTTGACTATATATGTTTTGGTGCTATTGTGATCATGTATGACCATGCATATATTGTTGACCATTTTATAGTAGCTTGTCAAGTTACTGTAGGTCAgaagtccccaaactttttgacttgggggccacattgggttaaaataatcataataattgtCCAAAGGAATACTGACAAAAATAACAGCAATACTACTGTTTAATAAAAAGGGTGTGTGAAAAGGCAATTTGCTTCAGAACTGtcaataaaggtgacgctttaaacacggaagtgccacgctgctttaaaacatgccacGCCAAATGTGTCAAAACAGCATTACCACTGTTGCTTCAaatttaggtaaacatttaaaaaacaaacattaagacCTGCAGAAGGAGGTTAAAGAGTGGCAGGTAATAGAGTTAACAGCTTCCCCTGTGCACATACACAGTAGATACAAGACACGCATACAGCTGGTTGGCCTGTTGAAAATTATTAGAGCAGTCCAAACCGCCCATGTAATTTAAAATAATGCAAGTGAATTGACTGAATTTCATTACAAATTCCCActttttcatttgtgttttatctttaacaatgtgtgtttcacATGCTACATGCTGTGTATTTTTAGCCTTGTTTTCAGTGTTTACTTATTCGTCTTAAAGCACAGGTcaaaattggcaaccataaaaaatgaagcatttaatacaatgtcaataaatcGTTCTATTCTATTGTAACCTAATTAtagattatggcaggctatatgtaatatgtaaaaaaaaaaagtaaacagttATTTGAGTCTAATAAGAAAAGTCCATGTGTTTAATGCACATTTAAATTTGAATTCTAATATTGTTCTATGGGTGCAATAAGAATCATGTTTAATCATAAGTTGTTATCATAAATGtcctgttaaaatgaagccaataatgacatttgtttgttgtcctttattttgaaaagtattgaaatacataacGATATAAATTTTGGGtccaaaatattggtgtcggtACAACTCTCGGTGGGACGTATGTGCAAACGTAACTAGTCGCTTACGTGCCCGAACGTAAACTATGGAGTGACGtagcaagtggtgtcccaattcttAAGGAAGATTACGAAGCTCTACCCCTTTTTGCTTCATTTTGAGGGTGTAGTGATAGTGGGTGAGggctagtggtagtgagtgacGGGGTGTATTGGGATTGGGCCTAAGAATGTGAACCACTACTACCTTGATTACTTCCCTGATGACCCCTTTACAGTTTTTCAATCAATCAGAACTATCAAGCTGCTAAAATGCAGCAAACATGTTGAAGTGTGGTGGgagaatttttttgcattttacccATGCTTGTTTTTTTCCGGACATGACTGCGCGCCGtcatcacgttgtgacattgctggtaaaacgagGCGCATGttaggcagcgcacacacacagagtacggtacttacaagcagaaacagagtggagatagaaaagggagaatggatgcattttgggcTTAAAACCTAACGATAAggttgaagctataaacactgatgCGCGCCGCGCTGCAAGATGCGCTTATATAGTGCTTGCTCTTGTTagctgttagctagctagcggataAATTCTATCCGCAGTCGTGTTTTAGTTTAAATTTATAATCCTAGCCGCTCTGGCGACAAATAACGTAAGTTTCTTACAGGTATTATCCccgcaggacaaggaatagctaaacattgtttcactacacaccgtaggaggatattaTAGCTAATCGCTAACAGCAAGCAagcgctcttgaatgtaaacaaatgccatgggtgggtcTACCCAGACATCGACTGTAAGGAggtcaagtacaagagccgtatgtagtcgatactacaatgattacatctatattttttaatcattacaaaatcttttgtctttttcaTTGTTTATGAACCCAGGAAATgcatccctggacacaggagaactttaattatgaccaatgtttgACCGTGTaaatacttggtattggattcataccaaaatttgtagtatcacccaaaacttatgtaaagtatccaaacaactgaagaataaatgattattaaatttttacagaagtgtagatagaacatgttaaaacagagacTAACCAGctattaatagtaaatgaacaagtagattaataatccattttctaccgcttgtctctcaaaATTTTGACATAATAATTATCACGACTTGGATTTAGGCGTAATTTGTTCTCCcatggtgcaaatgatttggaccagacatggcgtgcaggtgaatacatatttaattttaacactcaaaaaaggaataaacaaaaggcgcgcacaagggcggaagtacaaaacttggctatacaaacaaaaactcgcacaaaggcagaactatggacataaaacaaaacttgcaaactatggcatgaataaagaaaacttacttggatgagaaaagggcatgaaaaagagcagcatggaccataagggtgtgtagagagtgtgatgtcgccaggctgacttcctggcaacaatgggcttaaataatagtgacatgattagtgaaaacaggtgcgtgactcaaaacgtgaaacaggtgcgtgacatgacaggtgaaaactaatgggttgctatggtgacaaaacaaacaaaagtgcacaaagagtccaaaaacaaaaccgaacatgactaaaacaaaacatgatcacacagacatgacaataatagaatggaagatgacacaaaggctcctaatttggctgctaacgtatgcagtaacatattgtttgcttacttactactaaaagagaagttgtctagtatgttcactatcttatttaatgccaTAATTCTTGTttgactgcaataagaaacatatcttTATTGTATCATAACATTTTgtgtttaaataaagccaataatgacattttttgtggtgccatttattttgaaatgtaccgaaaagtatcgaaagacattttggtaccggtaccaaaatattgatatcgggacaaccctagtaccaACATATTGATTCTATTCACTCAATAATTGGTGCAATGCTCATGGTCGATGACCAACATTACTGACATCCTCCAATagatgtcagcacatttgcaatgTTTcaactttaatttaaaaaaaatgtatgtgggATGTCTCACCGGCCAGATTGTGGATGCTGGagggccgtagtttgggtacCCCTGCTTTAGGCCAAAAtgtcttgattaaaaaaaaacaggttcaGAATAATGATGATGGTTTTTTCCTGTGTCTGTATTTAGACTTTCTTtcaacatcagtgtttcccacacattcatttatttgtggcggcccgccacgaaagaattacgtccgtcacaaattttttttttaaataaaaatttgtcctgtctagcttcacaggcaaatcatatagttgatgtagatgcccatatagactgttcagatttactttacaaaagagaagtgtaggatacttctcttgttgccttatttgtatttgaccactactgatttctgtttatttgttactgactgtggcaggacacctctgcctctgtttcactttatgttgctggtaaataatatggttgtagtagtaggctaaagttaaattatttagtatgcactaattaaaggggcagagctttaagagacattttagcttttatattttataagatatattttttgtaagaaccacacttaataaatatatttcagtgaataacttattgttcaaatctgtatataaatatgtacataaagtgttgtaattatattgtaaaatggatggatggatggatggatggacatttaaaactaaactgttattattaattagtaagtatacattttttgagcctttttagagaaaatcatatcattgtagtaaattatgcaaattactcgatgatgtcatggtgaccacgcccatggccacgcccatagccacgcccccaccgccacaggtatcttggcagtttatgggaaacactgaacatgtGATGATAGTTGCTATAAATAATAGTATTCTTATTGTTAAACATATGTATCCGCATATTGACTGCAATTGCATATAgtactccattgtaaaaatgttttccttaagTAATTTAATTGATTTGATGTGTGACCATCACATTGTTTGCATATTAAGGTTGTTTAATAGTACTCATTGGGCCCTTCCCTCTGTTCTTTTTAcagtatttaaaaaatagaaagtACAACTTGACAGTGGTGATTCAGCACATCATGGACCGCCTCTTCTCCTCGCAGTTAGATGAAAGGAAACAGATCCACGAGGCTGAGATGGCTGAATTGTCAAAGTAGGTGCTGCTGAGGGAAACACACTCTCAAGTTTCGTTAACATGCCATTGCATCGATTGTTTATACTCTCCTCCGCAGCCTCACAAAGGACATCCCTATATTTGTTTGCACTGTGGCCTACCCTGGCGTGCCCTGCCCGCTGCACATTTTTGAGCCACGCTATCGATTGATGATGCGTCGCTGTATGGAGACAGGAACGAAGAAGTTTGGCATGTGCAGCTATGAGCATGGCAAAGGGTATGCATTGCTAAGCACAGAAACACATGCTTCACGATCTTAACCCAGACATTTTCTTCTATCCAAATGATAAATCTGAGATGACAAGCTTTCAATCAAGTTTGGACTTTCCCCCCCTCACTGTAACGCACACAGCAGTTGGAGATGGAGCATACATAAAAGACGTCTGGCAGTGATGCACAAGCAGACAGTGCACTGGGCAAAGTTTAAACCAGTCGTATGTGACCATGAGGGGGAGGGAAATAGCAGCAGGGGTACCCAATCTGCTGAGAGATCTGTCATGTTTTTCCATCCCTCACAGATGTTCACACTcacaaaaatataatttaaatttgaaatacaaaaacagtaAGTGGTAactacactggtgtatgaatgtgcaggacccccttgaaaaagagattcttaatctcaatgggactttCGTGGTTAAAAAAAGGTTTAACAAATGATTAGAAAAAAACATTGATATTAATTCTGCTGCTGTTGTGACTCTATTGACTGCAGTTTGGTTGAGTCTTGTTTTCCTTATCCAAACAATTGGCATGCATTCCTTCAGAAAATGTGCAGTAGAAAACGCACTGAAGGACATACAGTCAAACATTCAGAGTCATACATTCAGAGTCATACATTCATTTTATTATGCTGGTTGACTTCCACAATGGTAATGTTAGGGCTGCACAAatctggccaaaataataatcgtaataatttttatcaatattgaaatcacgattatttatTATGATAGTTAGAACATAGTGTTTCCCACGGGTCAGCAAAGTATTTGTGGTAATGGGATCCAGGAGGTAAATTACATGACAtcttcatgtaatttgtaatgaaatTGTCAAAAATCATTGTTTTGTGTTAattgttaaaattaaaatgtcaggTTTGTTTCATTACATGTTGCCTTTTTTTCTAACAattttatatgtttttatatttttcccGGTTCATTAAAAAGACAGCCATGTTCTCCGAGTGGCCGACGCATCATCAATTGGACATCTTCGTTTGACCTAAACATACATTTGATTGATTTTAGCTTGAAACATGTAtattaaattacaaaatacacaaatattGCGCAGCCTGtctgctttttaaatgttaatgacACCGATGATCACACTCGTTCGTTCATGGCAGCTAAAATAGTGATCGTGATTAAAATGTGTTTACGGTACCATAATTGTGCAGCCCCAACAATGTTCTCATGGCAAATCTAAGTTACTTtgtttcaagtattttatttgactttataaCGGTAAAAAGTTCCATTTTAACATTTTCATCCATCATAGAAGTATAAAGAGAGGTTCGgcaaataacaggaatatataaGGCTGACAGATACTGCACATAAGAGAGGGAACAGGAAAGTGTTTACAAATCAATACTGTCATCGAGTGGCGTTTTATAGGTATTGATAGAACATGTGAAAAATAAAGAGTAAAAACACTTGGTATTGCTTTTACCGTATTTCACAAAATATCAACACCCACTGTATGTCATTGTCCAGTAGTATTGTTTTGAGTTGTTGTTGCTAAAATGTTGCCTATTTGTGTTTGTATATTACTATATGTTGCTATTACTAATGTCATTCTTCTTTCTCATTTGCCTTTCTTAAGTTTTGCAGACTATGGCTGCATGTTGGAGATCCACGGCCTGGAGGTGCTGCCTGATGGTCGCTCCTATGTTGACAGTGTGGGTTGCAGCAGGTTCAGAGTCCTCAAGAGAGGCTTACGTGATGGCTACCATACTGCTGATATCGAGCACCTGGAGGATATCAAGGTCTGGTTCGCTCAAGTTTCTGTTGATGCTAGTAATGAGTGCACTGATTTAATTATATgtgttttttcccttttttattttttttttacaggtcgAAGGGACTGAATTGGAGCTTTTGCAGCATCTCCATGATAATGTCTACCAGCAGGCCCAGGACTGGTACCAACGCCTTGGAAGCCGCATGAGAGAACAAATCAACAGACAGTACGGCACCATGCCCGACATGGATGAGAACATACAGGTTTGGGGCCGCAACATAACTTTAAATGTACATTCGCTGGTTATTTCAGGAGATACAATACTCAGACAGTTGCATAAAACTGTGAGATACTGTGTTAAAAATAACAGTTAAAATGTCTTATTTGTCCAAAATTATACTTttactaaataatatatatatattaaagctaTTGTAAATTTCAATCTAACTATTGTAAAGCTGTGATTGGGTTGGAGTTGTGGTTGCTCAATTTTTATTATTAGATTatctgtgatttttgtaaataagatttttaaatacattttttataagaCATTTTATTAGGCCAACACTGGGCATATAAGTCGTGCTGTACGTtaacagccaagaggagcttttgtaacctgtaacatgttttgaaaatgtttaactaTAATTTGTATACTAAATAATATGttacaagaatcgtgttgaatcgattctgaattggatGGTCACCCAAAGAATCCGAATTGAATCGACTCGTTAGGCGCCTAAAGATTCCTACCTCTatttacatacattcatatactgTAGCAATTAGAGGTGTCCTGATGAAACCTTTTGATTTTATTGGAACCTTGAGTATTTGCCAATACCAATATTAATTCGATATGATATCAGCACGAATCCCAGTACatagttttattattttgtagtgtggactgTTAGAAAAGTCTTGATCATGTGAAAACACTCCTATAATAATGGTAGGTATAAAAACATCAACCATTTGACAGGTTTATGTTTTTGAAGTGGAGAGGTGATTtattttttggcgacacctaatgGTCactgtaattaatttaaaaaaatgtcagatgtaaaagtatagatgtgtagATAATGTCTTAAGTGCTCATATTATGACATTGATTAAATTACCTTTTATCATTGTGTTTGACCACAAATCTGTTGACTTTTGAACCAGGTCTTTAATTGACTTTTGAATGTAGCAAAGCTGGAGGATTCCCTTACTGCGGTGGGTAAACTGTTCCACAGTAAGCATCTCttgtgagaatttttttttggaccaaaacaggTTTTTCTTATCGTAACAGTACGAGATGTAGATGCTCCACTTGTTCTGTATCTAATGTAGTCATTTAATGGGGGCAGACCTACTCCATGTAGACATATATATAGCGGACAGGCgttttttaatgataaaaaatGATCAAAACTTGGTAGATTGTATTTGGAAAGAATATTACAATGATGGTAAGTAAAAGGTTTCTTGTCTACAATTTTCAAAGCTTTTTTGTAGAGTGATTCCATTGGTTTCAGATTTGTTGCACCTTTTAGAAACCAGCCAGTTATACAATAACTTATGTGAGAAAGGATCATGCAATGATTATTAGATATGTCTAACTTGTATGCTATTGCTAAGCTGTTGTGTAGCAGCTCGCTCCTGGTAGCCCATAACTTACTACGTTTACTTCTTGTAAATTACTTCACTACAATAGAAGACAATACCTTTcttatgacaatcattggtactttaatcttattggaggacatttagatgtataTTGTATACGGTGTATATGAAGCGTATATTGAAGATTTTAAATTCAAGCGATATCAATATCGGGTCGGGACACCCCTAATAACAGTATGGTTCTTAAAGTGTTTATACAGTAATTTGCAGTGAAGTCCTATGGTTCTTAATGTGGTTATACAGTAATTTGCAGTGCTGTAGGACTTCACTGCATCATGCCTGGAGGTATCTGCTCACCTAATATTACTACATTAAATGACCAACATATTAGAAACCCCTCACATTATGATGCAATAAATGTCTGTATTCAACGCTGAAAACAAATTCTTCAAAAGTGTTAAGCATAGGCTCTTCCtcacttatcaatcaatcaatcaatcaatgtttatttatatagccctaaatcacaagtgtctcaaagggctgtatccaAAATGAAAAATAAGTAGGCCATGATTGTACTTGTTTAGATCTTATAGATGGACCTTTTGTAGTGGACCAAAAACATCAAGGTTATTGATATTAAATGAAAAATTTGTTTGCCCCTTTTTGCATCAGGATATACACTTGTTGCTTTCCCTATaagtgaaagtttttttttttccaggccttatccaacgGTCCAGCATGGTGCTGGTGGCTGTTGTCTGTCCTCCAGCTGGACCCTGCTTACCAAACCACTGTCCTCTCCCTCACCTCACTCAAAGATCGTCTGGGACACCTACGCCTCATCCTTGAGTACTTCTCTCAGAGCTAAACATACGACGGCATTGTGGTGGCATTTATTGACATAAAAGCACACACACAGATACAGTAGGTTAAGTGAAGCTAAGAGCCACTGAACTCACTTATTTTGTATCAATGAATGAGTGAGGGACTGTTTTAATATCACAGCTCAAGGCCAAATCATACAGTCAAATACATAAAATAGTTATTGTATTACAAAATATAGAGCTGTTAGTCTAACGTTTATCATTCAAAACACAACAATAAACATCAGCCACTTGCAAGGCCTGCAGATTATGCTAAACCTTGTTTTATTCATCTATCACATACTTAAGCACATTATTTATTCCCTagcaaataagtaaataaataattattttggaAATCTTAAACCTCTTAGTTGGAAACGTTACAAGCAAGTGGCAAGTAAGTTGAAATTTGTTGAAATGATAAAACTGTTGAGAAAACACTCTTGCACTATTTTTTAAGATTCTGGTAACTAATGTAGTAACATTACCTGGAACATTCTACTGGATTATACATTTAAACTTTATATTTGCATTGGATATGCAAGGAATAAAACAGTAACAGATATTGTAAATAGCACAATAGCCTTTGCCACTTTCTTGTGTTGTTTCCTACTATAAGACATTTATGACATAAACATACACTTTAGGTGAATAATTTGGGCTTAACTGCATTATCCGTAGACAAAACgcagtacattttttaaaaagagcaCTAGGTGTCACTGTTTTCTCTACATTTTACACAATTGACAGCCACTTGGAACTCAATGCTACAATGCAATTCAAAGTTTTTTAGGATTATGCGCATAAGGTTTTAGATGACTATATGTGGCAAGTTACTGGTTTTGCTTTGCAGAATCATAGCCCCGTGCACCTTTATGGCTTTACCAGCCTTTTTTGGGGGTCATTTGATACTTAAAGAATAAGAAAGTCCATATTTTGAATATTGCAATACTAATTTCTAGATTGATGTTTAAAGGGCACTATCCGAAGACCCTTTTCTTCTGAATGAAAGCCACAACTTGTCTGCTTTAACTGATACTCTTTGCAACTACGTGGTGGGGAAAATAACGTTGCTTCAGTTGCTGAGTTTTACAACCTTTTTGTGTTTGTGCAGACAATGCCAGTGAATCGTTCGTGGCGATTATGTAGATAAGACTTATTTTGTTCTATCTATCATTTTGGGTTATATTCTAATGGCATGGGCTCATTTAAGATGACAATGCCAGCTCTATCTAGAGCGGGGGTCTCAAACTTGCCGCCCATAATTTGTGGCCCTCTCCTTGATTGTTTAATGTAATTGCGACCCGTGCACCCTGCAATCGGTGCCTtaggctttttgtggccctaaacaagattttATATGTCGCTCCATTTCGGTCTTTTAATATTACTTGTGTAACACGCTAGAGGCTAGGGCTGAGAGCAGCCTGGTGATTATTGTAATACAGTTGTTCCTCGCCACATTTGAAGTTTGTGGCTTGTAAAGGTGATCATGTGGGTGT carries:
- the lonrf4 gene encoding LON peptidase N-terminal domain and RING finger protein 1, with translation MELLECPLCRFLMWEPVSMSCGHTFCRRCAAAYLPSKCPACKERLKPREMRSMKNNVLLIGIIEKCCPENARLTCHLQEKLRAKQYQEALIAANDGIQQVPDDLSLKLYRAEANCGLLSFSDALTDLDYLCCLRPNWTEGFFRKGNILLEMAQQTEALIQFYRCLKLQADFVPAKNQIKKVLEAEGMTVPDDAFCIMQVLADYLKAPSPITSLSITQGPTYPEGKHPHGDAEGNERRETHQGSKAKHDGGTECCLSLCQAVSFLPATEEDEEMMTRKEDVNRRDAGFHRRDKTLSVLTVSDFECPLCIRLFYEPVTTPCGHTFCKNCIERSLDHNLRCPLCKQPLQEYLKNRKYNLTVVIQHIMDRLFSSQLDERKQIHEAEMAELSNLTKDIPIFVCTVAYPGVPCPLHIFEPRYRLMMRRCMETGTKKFGMCSYEHGKGFADYGCMLEIHGLEVLPDGRSYVDSVGCSRFRVLKRGLRDGYHTADIEHLEDIKVEGTELELLQHLHDNVYQQAQDWYQRLGSRMREQINRQYGTMPDMDENIQALSNGPAWCWWLLSVLQLDPAYQTTVLSLTSLKDRLGHLRLILEYFSQS